ATTGTTTTCCATATCATCTGACTGGTTTAGTGGTGAAGCAAAAATTTTGACTTATCAGTTGGAAGAATTGCTTGGAACTAAACTGCGTGCGCTGTATCAAAGAAAAAAGGGAAGAGATTTATTTGACCTGTGGTATGTGGATAGCCAGATTGAATGTAATCATCAAGAAATTGTCCGAATTTTCCAGCATTATGTACAGCAACAAAACCTTACCATTAGCAAGGCTCAATTTGAAGAAAATATAGCGCAAAAAATGTCATCTGAACTTTTTATTCGTGATATGGAGCCGTTGTTGGTGTCTGGTTTAAACTGGGACATTAATGATGCAGCGAAGCATGTAAAAGAGAAGCTTCTTTCCTCTTTGCCAGGTGAGTCATGGAAAGGTGCTGAATGATAATGCTACTTGTTTGCCATGCTAGACAATGGTGAGACCCATTCATTCACTGTTGTATATCCTGCTATGGTTGATGTGTCAGGAATCCATCTACCATAATTTTTAATAATCATTTCTGTATCTTTATGTCCCATTTGCTTCGCAACCCATAAAGAATTTTCGCCAGCGGAAAGCATCATAGAAGCATAAGTATGGCGAGTCTGATATGGGTTGCGGTAGCGAACTCCTGCCTTTTTTAAAATATGAGCCCAGCAGGTTTTTCGAATTTGGCCGTCTGTTTCCCAAGCTGTGTTAGTGCGAGGGTTATAAAAAACACGTGTCCCTTCAAGGAAAGTAAATTTTTTTTGATTTTGCAGAGCTTCTAATGCTGGCGGAAGTAAAAGCACATCGCGTTGACCTGATTTTGTTTTAGTGCCTTTTTCTTTTTTAAGAACCACGGCCCTTGATACCCTTACAATCCCATTTAACCAATCAATATCGCCCCATTCTAAAGCAATAAGCTCAGAAGTACGTAAACCGCTATAAAAAGCAAATTGGAATAGATTCCTTGCTTGATCTTTAGCCTCCGAAAGAATGGCTTTAATTTCTTCCTGATTAAATGGATCTACCTCCCAATTACTGATGCGAGTTTTTTTATCAACTAACTTAGATAAAACCAATCTATCTAAAGGGTTTGATGTAATCATTCCATCATTTAATGCTTGATCTAAAGTATTTCTTAATGGGGTTAGAATATTTCGTATTGTTTTTAGCGTCAATTCGAGTTTTGTCACATAATTACGAATGATCATAGATGACAGATCTTTTATAGGAATATTGCCAAATGCTGGGTATAAATGTGCTTCACATGCTTTTCTATAGCCATTAAAAGTACTGGGCTCAAGTGTTTTTTCAGCAATTTCCATATATTCTTTGAGCAACTCACCCACAGTAGATTTCACTACTGAATAGCCAAACATTTTTGACCTTTGAGAATTTGGGAAATAATCCTGATAATTAAAAGTACCCAGACTAATGGCGTTTAGAATTTCACCTCTCAACCTTTCGGCATATTTAATATTTGCTTTGGTTGGTTCAATTTTTAAAGTTTCACGACATCTAACACCACGATACGTAAAATCAATTCTAATGCATTTACTGGAATCTAACCCTCGAACACTTATCCCACGCGCAACCGGATATTCGTTGCTTTGTTGCCGTTTTCCACCCATCGTTCAACCTCAACTAAATTAATCCATATGTTACCATCGGGCCCCACTTTACATTGTACACCATCTAACCACATACCTCGCTTTCGTTTGGCGTGAACTGCATTAGAAGTGTCCCCCGATATTTCGCAATATTTTTTTAGCTTTACCCAATTCATAATTAAACTCCGTTATATCCATCCTTGTTTATTCAGCATCTATATTGCTTTAGGTTTTAGCAGCAATATGAACTCGTACAGTTTTATTAATTTTAATTCTGAGGCAAAATTCGCAGGAAGAATTTCATCGCAATAAATAGAGTGAATATTTTTAATTGAGGTATCACATAAATCTGCAATATTTTTTAAAGTGTAGTTTGTTGATTCAAGTAAATACTGGATTATTCCTCTGTAAATGTGCAACTTAGAAGTGTTTTCCATTCAAAACCCCTATTTTCTCCAATCCTTAAGATTATCTCCCTGATTTTTAAAAAACTCTTATTTGTGGGAGTGATAATCCATGCTACTATTGAGCAAAATTATTCTTGTTTTGAACTAATTATTAGCTTTAAATGAATAATTTTATTCGTTATAAGGGTAATTTATACTTTTCCTATTAAGCTTGTCAATTTATTTTTGAATACTTTTATTCATATTGTGAATTAGTAATGACCATATCAACCCTAAGTAGTAATTTAAAACAATTAATGCGGACCCATGGGAATCTATCTGTTAGCGAGTTGGCAAGGTTAACTAATATCCCGCAGCCAACGATCCACCACATGTTATATGGGTCTACAAAAAACCCCAGGAAAAAAGCTTTAGAAGCCCTATCTAATTATTTTTCTGTCTCAATCGAACAGTTAATTGGAGAAGAGGAGTTGCCTCAAGTTATTCCTGAGAATATCAAAGAGGATTTACAGCTCAGAACTATCCCTATTATAGAGTGGGATACGCTAAAGCATTGGCCGAATGATAAAGACAAAATTAAATATTCAAAAGAAATATTGTTAGAGAAAAGAATAGCCCCAGATTCTTTTGCGGTAATTGTAAAAAATTCTTCCATGGAGCCTTTGTTTCCTTTAAATACCCTTTTAATTTTTGATGTGGGTAAGGTCCCACAAGATAGAGATTTTGTCATAGCGTATATCGAAGAAAATAATAATATTCTATTTAATAGACTATTTACTGAAAATAACGAACTCTATCTTAAACAGAATTTAGAAGATGGAAATTTTAAACTCATTAAGCTACGTAAGACTATTGATAAGATTATTGGAGTCCTTATTGAAGCGAGGATTCAATATTGACAGGCTGGGCAGCACAGTCATTGTTATCATCTAAATTAAGCATAAATGGATTAAAATTTGTGTGAATGTCGTAATGATCTATATGTTCAACTTTCTTCAGATACCTTACAAGTAACCAGGCTGGAAAAGCCATAATTAGTGCAGAACACATTTTCCAAAAATAACCACAAACCATCATCCATCCTAAGCTATGTTCTGCCATTTTTCCAAAATAATTCAAAATATCTACAATCACGGTGAGAAGTGCTTGGCCAAACGCTGTTGATAGTAAGCTTCTAAATACGAAAAATTTCCCTTTTAAAAAAATCTTCCATTTCGCAAGCAAATAGACGTTAGTTAATTCACCAACTAACAACCCTATCAAGCCTGACCCTACATATCGTATAGTAGGGTCGAACACAATTTGATAGGCTTCTGCATCATTAAAAAAATTTGGGGAGGATAAGTGGGAAACAGTTATAACTATAAAAGAGAAAATGAATTCCGCTAAAACACCTATCCAGATGAATAATCTTGGGTAAGCATAGCCATATACTTCTCCCACAATATCACATATGCAGAAAGTGATGGGGAAAACGAAAATACCTCCAGGAACTAGCATTGGCCCTATTTGGATTATTTTACCTGCCAAGCATACGGTAGATAATAAAAAAATTAGATATAATCCTAAGAAAAAATAAGGATATTTGTATTGCTTCCTACGTGATAAAGTCT
The genomic region above belongs to Legionella micdadei and contains:
- a CDS encoding site-specific integrase, producing the protein MGGKRQQSNEYPVARGISVRGLDSSKCIRIDFTYRGVRCRETLKIEPTKANIKYAERLRGEILNAISLGTFNYQDYFPNSQRSKMFGYSVVKSTVGELLKEYMEIAEKTLEPSTFNGYRKACEAHLYPAFGNIPIKDLSSMIIRNYVTKLELTLKTIRNILTPLRNTLDQALNDGMITSNPLDRLVLSKLVDKKTRISNWEVDPFNQEEIKAILSEAKDQARNLFQFAFYSGLRTSELIALEWGDIDWLNGIVRVSRAVVLKKEKGTKTKSGQRDVLLLPPALEALQNQKKFTFLEGTRVFYNPRTNTAWETDGQIRKTCWAHILKKAGVRYRNPYQTRHTYASMMLSAGENSLWVAKQMGHKDTEMIIKNYGRWIPDTSTIAGYTTVNEWVSPLSSMANK
- a CDS encoding excisionase, whose product is MNWVKLKKYCEISGDTSNAVHAKRKRGMWLDGVQCKVGPDGNIWINLVEVERWVENGNKATNIRLRVG
- a CDS encoding LexA family protein encodes the protein MTISTLSSNLKQLMRTHGNLSVSELARLTNIPQPTIHHMLYGSTKNPRKKALEALSNYFSVSIEQLIGEEELPQVIPENIKEDLQLRTIPIIEWDTLKHWPNDKDKIKYSKEILLEKRIAPDSFAVIVKNSSMEPLFPLNTLLIFDVGKVPQDRDFVIAYIEENNNILFNRLFTENNELYLKQNLEDGNFKLIKLRKTIDKIIGVLIEARIQY
- a CDS encoding queuosine precursor transporter, translating into MGNAVLETLSRRKQYKYPYFFLGLYLIFLLSTVCLAGKIIQIGPMLVPGGIFVFPITFCICDIVGEVYGYAYPRLFIWIGVLAEFIFSFIVITVSHLSSPNFFNDAEAYQIVFDPTIRYVGSGLIGLLVGELTNVYLLAKWKIFLKGKFFVFRSLLSTAFGQALLTVIVDILNYFGKMAEHSLGWMMVCGYFWKMCSALIMAFPAWLLVRYLKKVEHIDHYDIHTNFNPFMLNLDDNNDCAAQPVNIESSLQ